Proteins found in one Sphingomonas sp. SORGH_AS_0879 genomic segment:
- the moaA gene encoding GTP 3',8-cyclase MoaA has product MGCTNASTVGSIAEPRSTGGSLIDQHGRTIRYLRISVTDRCDLRCRYCMAEQMTFLPRAKLLSLDEIAIIAERFIARGVTRIRLSGGEPLVRRDVADLVRRLGSHVGHGLDELTMTTNATRLAEHAATLVDAGVRRINVSLDSLDPERFRYITRHGDVNQVIHGILTARDAGLAIKINMVALKSLNEDEIASMLEWCVAEGLDLSLIETMPLGAIDEDRVDRFLPLTEVFDRLSARFPLVRAGHRTGGPARYWQVEGTDTRLGLISPLTANFCDGCNRVRLTTEGKLYMCLGHEDQVDLKAALRDGGVAGLDAAIDAGLAAKPARHDFRIEAGSAPAVSRHMSVTGG; this is encoded by the coding sequence ATGGGTTGCACCAATGCCTCGACTGTCGGATCGATTGCCGAGCCGCGTTCGACCGGGGGGTCGTTGATCGACCAGCATGGCCGCACGATCCGCTATCTGCGGATTTCGGTGACCGACCGGTGCGACCTGCGATGCCGCTATTGCATGGCAGAGCAGATGACCTTCCTGCCGCGCGCCAAGCTGCTGAGCCTGGACGAGATCGCGATCATCGCCGAACGCTTCATCGCGCGCGGCGTGACCCGCATCCGCCTGTCGGGCGGCGAGCCGCTGGTCCGGCGCGACGTGGCCGATCTGGTCCGCCGCCTGGGCAGCCATGTCGGGCATGGCCTGGACGAACTGACCATGACGACCAATGCCACGCGGCTGGCCGAGCATGCGGCGACGCTGGTCGATGCGGGCGTGCGTCGGATCAATGTCAGCCTGGACAGCCTCGATCCCGAGCGCTTCCGCTACATTACCCGGCACGGCGACGTGAATCAGGTGATCCATGGCATATTGACCGCGCGCGACGCCGGGCTGGCGATCAAGATCAACATGGTCGCTCTGAAAAGCCTGAACGAGGACGAGATCGCCTCGATGCTCGAATGGTGCGTGGCCGAGGGGCTGGACCTGTCACTGATCGAGACGATGCCGCTGGGTGCGATCGATGAGGACCGGGTCGACCGCTTCCTGCCGCTGACCGAGGTGTTCGACCGGCTTTCCGCACGTTTCCCGCTGGTTCGCGCCGGGCATCGCACCGGCGGCCCGGCCCGCTATTGGCAGGTGGAGGGCACCGACACCAGGCTCGGGCTGATTTCGCCGCTGACCGCGAATTTTTGCGACGGCTGCAACCGTGTGAGGCTGACGACCGAGGGCAAGCTGTATATGTGTCTCGGTCATGAGGATCAGGTGGATTTGAAGGCCGCGCTGCGCGACGGCGGGGTTGCCGGGCTGGACGCCGCGATCGATGCGGGGCTGGCGGCGAAGCCCGCGCGGCACGACTTCCGGATCGAGGCGGGGTCGGCCCCGGCGGTATCGCGTCATATGAGCGTGACCGGCGGATGA
- a CDS encoding GGDEF domain-containing phosphodiesterase, protein MLDEAIIRAGWAIWSMAPGDGDPPAGDTLVGSFLASEARVALIDARGRGDAGLRAAQALGAVIAATGAALLVVVPDTTSETLEAFLSAGATHVLAADAGDAMIHASLKLAERHARRTLDVRRRRTHADGEVGEVHRWIAEAIGRGEPCVAIIVALSRLDLINAAHGRPAGNMLLRGVEARMQAAAEEAFGDRAIVARSGGAEFVMAGVIEADRARAVAEMLEALLATPFQAGAVPIRLGVRLGLATHRAGEDPASLLARAGEALSRARVSDGSMLRFAHPGDVAPLDVLAADLHHAIERGEIDIVFQPQVAIATGLISGAEALARWRHPTLGPLGADPLFAAAERADLGLALSDHIQQMALQRAAKWPSALSHLRLSINITAADVARAGFARLFLDRVADSGFPIDRLTAEITETGLISELDRAAGVLGVLRDAGVRIAIDDFGTGYSSLAYLTSLPVDAIKLDRSLVAEVDGTTRGRVVVRGIIRIAARLGMAIIAEGVETHDQAQLLGRLGCQTYQGFLRAAPLDEEALRAMVEEEVQCAV, encoded by the coding sequence ATGCTGGACGAAGCAATCATCCGGGCGGGCTGGGCCATCTGGTCGATGGCGCCGGGCGACGGCGATCCGCCGGCAGGGGATACGCTCGTCGGATCGTTCCTGGCGAGCGAGGCGCGGGTCGCGCTGATCGATGCGCGGGGGCGGGGCGATGCGGGATTGCGCGCCGCACAGGCGCTGGGCGCGGTGATCGCGGCGACGGGGGCCGCGTTGCTGGTCGTCGTGCCCGATACCACGAGCGAGACGTTGGAGGCCTTTTTGTCGGCGGGGGCGACGCATGTGCTGGCCGCCGATGCCGGGGATGCGATGATCCATGCCTCGCTGAAACTGGCCGAGCGCCATGCCCGGCGTACGCTCGACGTACGGCGGCGGCGCACTCATGCGGATGGCGAGGTGGGGGAGGTGCATCGCTGGATCGCCGAGGCCATCGGCCGTGGCGAACCCTGTGTCGCGATCATCGTCGCCCTGTCGCGGCTGGACCTGATCAACGCCGCGCATGGCCGTCCGGCGGGCAATATGCTGCTGCGCGGGGTCGAGGCGCGGATGCAGGCCGCCGCCGAAGAGGCGTTCGGCGATCGCGCGATCGTCGCGCGCTCGGGCGGAGCGGAATTCGTGATGGCGGGCGTGATCGAGGCGGACCGGGCCCGCGCCGTCGCCGAGATGCTGGAGGCGTTGCTCGCCACGCCGTTCCAGGCGGGGGCGGTGCCCATCCGCCTGGGCGTCCGGCTGGGGCTGGCGACGCACCGGGCGGGGGAGGATCCGGCCAGCCTGCTCGCGCGGGCGGGGGAGGCGCTGTCGCGGGCGCGTGTCAGCGACGGTTCGATGCTGCGATTCGCGCATCCGGGCGATGTCGCGCCGCTCGACGTGCTGGCCGCCGATCTTCATCACGCCATCGAACGGGGCGAGATCGACATCGTGTTCCAGCCGCAGGTGGCGATCGCCACCGGGCTGATCTCGGGCGCGGAGGCACTCGCCCGATGGCGGCATCCGACGCTGGGTCCGCTGGGGGCCGATCCGCTGTTCGCCGCCGCCGAGCGCGCCGATCTGGGGCTGGCGCTGTCGGATCATATCCAGCAGATGGCGTTGCAGCGGGCGGCGAAATGGCCGTCCGCGCTGTCGCATCTGCGCCTGTCGATCAACATCACCGCCGCCGATGTCGCGCGGGCGGGTTTCGCGCGGCTGTTCCTCGACCGGGTCGCCGATAGCGGCTTCCCCATCGATCGCCTGACCGCCGAAATCACCGAGACGGGCTTGATCAGCGAACTGGACCGGGCGGCGGGCGTGCTTGGGGTGCTACGCGACGCAGGCGTGCGGATCGCGATCGATGACTTCGGCACCGGCTATTCCAGCCTCGCCTATCTGACCAGTCTGCCGGTCGATGCGATCAAGCTCGACCGGTCGCTGGTGGCGGAGGTCGATGGGACGACGCGGGGTCGGGTGGTGGTGCGCGGCATCATCCGGATCGCGGCGCGGTTGGGCATGGCGATCATCGCGGAAGGGGTCGAGACGCACGACCAGGCCCAGTTGCTGGGGCGGCTGGGGTGCCAGACCTATCAGGGTTTCCTGCGCGCCGCGCCGCTCGATGAAGAGGCGCTGCGGGCGATGGTCGAGGAGGAGGTGCAATGCGCGGTGTGA
- a CDS encoding DUF4440 domain-containing protein: MRGVTMMAALVAAPAMVQAATPASDPAAAGIRAAMLASAAGWNAGDLNRFMAIYAPDAIFVGKRGLIKGKTAIADNYRRSFVDSGNSRGTLRFDFLDLKRIGDRRILFARWMLSGGEEEESGMTTLVFERRADGWKIVADHSS, encoded by the coding sequence ATGCGCGGTGTGACGATGATGGCGGCGCTGGTCGCGGCTCCCGCGATGGTGCAGGCGGCGACCCCGGCGAGCGATCCGGCGGCGGCGGGCATTCGCGCCGCCATGCTGGCCAGCGCGGCGGGGTGGAATGCGGGCGATCTGAACCGGTTCATGGCGATCTATGCCCCCGATGCGATCTTCGTCGGCAAGCGGGGCCTGATCAAGGGCAAGACCGCCATCGCCGACAATTACCGGCGCAGCTTCGTCGATTCGGGCAACAGCCGGGGAACGCTGCGCTTCGACTTTCTCGACCTGAAGCGGATCGGCGATCGGCGCATCCTGTTCGCCCGCTGGATGCTGTCGGGCGGGGAGGAAGAGGAAAGCGGGATGACCACGCTGGTCTTCGAGCGCCGCGCCGATGGGTGGAAGATCGTCGCGGATCACAGCAGCTAA